Proteins from one Bacteroides zhangwenhongii genomic window:
- a CDS encoding glycoside hydrolase family 97 protein codes for MKFFIAMAMLLVSSVASAEDKQIASPDGKLVVTVSDRDGRPSYSVSYDNVLFLGPSPLGIVANIGDFSSGMSLEKNVSINEIDETYELPSIKQSKVHYVANEAVFLFTQQGKTVYDVIFRISNNDIAFKYKMYPQGETQSCVIRKEATGFAFPDGTTTFLCPQSKPMGGFARTSPSYETSYTADDVAGKNGWGEGYTFPCLFRNGDNGWVLVSETGVNGGYCASRLLGQKGGVYTIGFPQEGEANGNGTVSPGIALPGETPWRTITLGKTLAPIVETTVPFDVVKPLYPAKGEYTYGRGSWSWIIGMDGSTNYKEQLRYIDFSAAMGYQSVLVDALWDKQIGRDKIEELAKYGKDKGVALYLWYNSNGYWNDAPQTPRGIMDNAIARRKEMKWMQSIGIRGIKVDFFGGDKQMTMQLYEDILADANEYGLLVIFHGCTLPRGWEHMFPNYASSEAVLASENLHFSQGSCDHEAFNATLHPFIRNTVGSMDFGGSALNKYYNADNAPRGSRRVTSDVFALATAVLFQSPVQHFALAPNNLTDAPAWAIDFMKEVPTTWDEVRFIDGYPGKYVILARRHGDKWYIAGVNAQKETLKLKINLPMFSNGEKVRLYGDDKALQGSVKQIEIGKKQELQLAIPCNGGILITQ; via the coding sequence ATGAAATTTTTTATAGCAATGGCTATGTTATTGGTTAGTAGCGTTGCGAGTGCAGAAGATAAACAGATAGCAAGTCCTGATGGGAAGCTGGTGGTAACAGTTTCGGATAGAGATGGGAGACCCTCTTATTCTGTTAGTTATGACAATGTTCTCTTTTTAGGGCCATCTCCATTGGGGATTGTTGCAAATATCGGAGATTTTTCATCCGGGATGTCGCTAGAGAAAAATGTTTCAATAAACGAAATAGATGAAACCTATGAGCTACCTTCTATTAAACAGAGCAAGGTTCATTATGTGGCGAATGAAGCTGTATTTTTGTTTACACAACAAGGGAAAACAGTTTATGATGTTATATTCCGCATAAGTAATAATGATATTGCTTTTAAATATAAGATGTATCCGCAAGGTGAGACACAAAGTTGCGTGATTAGGAAGGAAGCCACAGGATTTGCGTTTCCTGACGGAACCACCACTTTCCTTTGTCCGCAAAGTAAACCGATGGGGGGATTTGCCCGTACTTCTCCAAGTTATGAGACGTCTTATACAGCAGATGATGTCGCAGGGAAAAATGGCTGGGGAGAAGGATATACATTTCCCTGTCTGTTCCGTAATGGAGATAACGGTTGGGTGCTTGTTTCCGAAACGGGAGTAAATGGCGGATATTGTGCGAGCCGTCTGTTGGGACAAAAAGGAGGAGTATATACCATTGGATTTCCGCAAGAAGGTGAAGCGAATGGGAATGGTACGGTTTCTCCGGGGATAGCATTACCGGGCGAGACGCCTTGGCGTACTATTACTTTAGGTAAGACTTTGGCTCCCATAGTGGAGACGACCGTTCCTTTTGATGTTGTAAAACCGCTTTATCCGGCAAAAGGAGAGTATACGTATGGCCGGGGTTCATGGAGCTGGATTATCGGTATGGATGGAAGTACTAATTACAAAGAGCAACTCCGGTATATTGATTTCTCGGCAGCGATGGGGTATCAATCTGTGTTGGTCGATGCCTTGTGGGATAAACAAATTGGGCGTGATAAAATTGAAGAATTGGCTAAATATGGGAAGGACAAAGGGGTAGCTCTTTATTTGTGGTATAATTCGAATGGGTATTGGAATGATGCTCCGCAAACTCCGAGAGGTATTATGGATAATGCGATAGCCAGACGTAAGGAGATGAAATGGATGCAAAGCATTGGTATCCGCGGAATAAAAGTTGACTTTTTCGGAGGTGACAAGCAAATGACTATGCAGTTGTATGAGGATATCTTGGCGGATGCAAACGAGTACGGCCTTCTGGTTATTTTTCATGGATGTACTTTGCCTCGTGGTTGGGAACATATGTTTCCTAACTACGCATCGAGTGAAGCTGTGTTGGCTAGTGAAAATCTTCATTTCTCTCAAGGTAGCTGTGATCATGAGGCTTTTAATGCCACCCTGCATCCGTTTATCCGTAACACGGTAGGTAGCATGGATTTCGGAGGTAGTGCATTGAACAAATATTACAATGCGGATAATGCTCCACGAGGAAGTCGACGGGTGACATCAGATGTCTTTGCATTGGCTACGGCGGTTTTATTTCAAAGTCCGGTACAACATTTCGCTTTGGCACCGAATAATTTGACTGATGCTCCTGCGTGGGCAATTGATTTTATGAAAGAGGTCCCAACGACTTGGGATGAGGTACGTTTCATAGATGGTTATCCTGGCAAATACGTTATTCTTGCCCGTCGTCATGGAGATAAATGGTATATTGCCGGAGTAAATGCGCAGAAGGAAACACTGAAACTTAAAATTAATTTGCCGATGTTCTCCAATGGAGAAAAGGTGAGACTGTATGGTGATGATAAGGCATTGCAGGGTAGCGTAAAACAAATAGAAATAGGTAAGAAACAAGAATTGCAATTGGCCATTCCTTGCAATGGTGGAATATTAATAACCCAATAA
- a CDS encoding glycoside hydrolase family 43 protein, producing MKNLNFWGVSLLLVMMAVSGTAQNPIIQTKYTADPAPMVYNDTVFLYTTHDEDDAEGFKMLDWLLYTSTDMVNWTDHGAVASLKSFNWVKRDNGAWAEQVIERNGKFYMYCPIHGNGIGVLVSDSPYGLFKDPLNKPLVWQKEHWDDIDPTVFIDDDGQAYMYWGNPNVYYVKLNEDMVSYSGEIVQLADKPEHYQEGPWTYKRNGHYYMAFASTCCPEGIGYAMSDKATGPWVTEGYIMRPTERTRGNHPGIIDYKGDSYVFGLNYDLLHLETFDHKERRSVSVAKMHYNPDGTIQEVPYWQDTKLEQIGTFNPYRRVEAETMAWGYGLKTGNLENGGLYVTDIDNDEYLCVRGVDFGAKGAKKFSVSAACIEKGGNIEIRLDGVDGQIVGNISISSTGGMDIYKLMSCKIKNAKRVHDLYFCFKGEKGKKLFNLDYWEFK from the coding sequence ATGAAAAACTTGAATTTTTGGGGTGTATCACTCCTGTTGGTTATGATGGCTGTTTCGGGAACGGCACAAAATCCTATTATCCAGACAAAATATACCGCTGATCCGGCTCCAATGGTATATAATGATACCGTTTTTCTTTATACCACTCATGATGAGGATGATGCCGAAGGTTTCAAAATGCTGGACTGGCTGCTTTATACTTCTACAGACATGGTAAACTGGACGGATCATGGTGCAGTCGCTTCCTTGAAGAGTTTCAATTGGGTGAAGCGTGATAACGGTGCCTGGGCAGAGCAAGTCATCGAACGTAATGGTAAATTTTATATGTATTGCCCGATTCACGGTAATGGTATCGGCGTATTGGTATCCGACTCTCCTTACGGTCTTTTCAAAGACCCTTTGAATAAACCGTTAGTATGGCAAAAAGAGCATTGGGATGATATCGACCCTACCGTATTTATTGATGATGACGGGCAAGCCTATATGTATTGGGGCAATCCAAATGTCTATTACGTGAAACTGAATGAGGATATGGTTTCTTATTCGGGAGAAATCGTACAACTGGCTGATAAGCCGGAACATTATCAGGAAGGACCTTGGACGTATAAGCGGAACGGACATTATTATATGGCTTTTGCTTCAACTTGTTGCCCGGAAGGTATTGGCTATGCCATGAGTGACAAGGCTACCGGTCCATGGGTTACAGAAGGATATATCATGCGTCCTACGGAAAGAACCAGAGGCAATCACCCCGGAATTATTGATTATAAGGGGGACTCGTATGTGTTTGGCCTAAATTATGATTTGCTTCATCTGGAGACTTTCGATCATAAAGAGCGGCGTTCGGTATCTGTTGCAAAAATGCATTATAATCCGGATGGGACAATTCAGGAAGTCCCCTATTGGCAGGATACAAAACTGGAGCAAATCGGGACCTTTAATCCTTATCGCAGAGTGGAGGCTGAAACGATGGCTTGGGGGTATGGGCTGAAGACCGGGAATTTAGAGAATGGAGGTTTATATGTGACAGATATTGACAATGATGAATACTTGTGTGTGCGAGGTGTTGATTTTGGAGCAAAAGGGGCGAAGAAGTTTAGTGTCAGCGCTGCCTGCATTGAAAAAGGAGGAAATATTGAGATTCGTTTGGACGGTGTTGACGGACAGATAGTTGGTAATATCAGCATATCTTCTACAGGAGGAATGGATATCTATAAACTGATGTCATGCAAGATAAAGAATGCCAAAAGGGTGCATGATCTTTATTTTTGTTTTAAGGGAGAGAAAGGGAAGAAACTTTTCAATTTGGATTATTGGGAATTTAAATAG